The Mycobacterium sp. 3519A genome contains a region encoding:
- a CDS encoding IS30 family transposase, which translates to MRPSRYACVGRQFWGHVGDGTSVVEAAQAVGVSVRTGWRWFADAGGVRPKFPDETGVRKWSRLGEDERNEIQDGIARGESIRQIGRRLGRPASTVMREIDRNAFCRGRYRSRYRFGAQRHGGWDATPRYRAGVAQARAHARARRPKPRKLATNERLHLEVQNRLLDDHSPQQIANRLPIEFPDDAEMRVSHETIYQSIYVQGKGNLRRELHKCLRTGRALRKPQRRGNQRRGQIRDMVNISERPPEVEDRAVPGHWEGDLIMGSTASGSAIGTVVERMTRFVLLLHLPDDHGALAVQEAIVAKMAQLPAILRKTLTWDQGKEMANHAAIAAATELDIYFCDPHSPWQRGTNENTNGLLRQYFAKGTDLSIFPADYLDYVAAKLNNRPRQTLSWKTPAETLDELLSNPSKPPAVAITA; encoded by the coding sequence ATGCGTCCGTCGCGTTATGCCTGTGTTGGTCGTCAGTTCTGGGGTCATGTCGGCGATGGCACGTCGGTGGTGGAGGCGGCGCAGGCAGTCGGTGTGTCGGTGCGCACCGGCTGGCGCTGGTTTGCCGATGCTGGCGGGGTGAGACCCAAATTTCCTGATGAGACCGGTGTGCGGAAGTGGTCGCGGCTGGGCGAAGACGAACGTAACGAAATTCAAGACGGCATTGCCAGAGGGGAAAGCATTCGGCAGATCGGCAGGCGGCTGGGCCGCCCGGCCTCGACGGTCATGCGTGAGATCGACCGAAACGCGTTCTGCCGTGGACGATATCGTTCGCGGTACCGGTTCGGGGCGCAACGGCACGGCGGCTGGGATGCCACGCCGAGGTATCGGGCCGGCGTCGCACAGGCGCGTGCTCACGCGCGGGCTCGACGCCCGAAACCGCGCAAGCTGGCCACCAATGAACGGTTGCACCTTGAGGTGCAGAATCGGCTGCTAGACGACCACAGTCCTCAACAGATCGCCAACCGGCTGCCGATCGAATTTCCCGACGATGCGGAGATGCGGGTGTCCCACGAGACCATCTATCAGTCGATCTACGTGCAGGGTAAAGGAAATCTGCGCCGTGAGCTGCACAAATGTCTACGCACTGGGCGGGCGTTGCGCAAGCCTCAACGACGCGGTAACCAGCGCCGAGGGCAAATCCGCGACATGGTCAACATCAGCGAGCGTCCACCGGAGGTCGAAGACCGTGCCGTACCCGGCCACTGGGAAGGTGACCTGATCATGGGTAGCACCGCATCGGGTTCGGCGATCGGCACCGTGGTCGAACGCATGACTCGGTTCGTGCTGCTGCTGCATCTGCCTGACGACCACGGTGCCCTGGCAGTGCAAGAGGCCATCGTCGCGAAAATGGCTCAGCTGCCGGCGATTCTGCGTAAGACACTGACCTGGGATCAAGGCAAAGAGATGGCCAATCACGCCGCTATCGCCGCAGCGACGGAATTAGATATCTACTTCTGTGATCCGCACTCACCATGGCAGCGCGGGACCAACGAGAACACCAACGGACTGCTGCGCCAATACTTTGCTAAAGGCACCGACTTGTCGATCTTCCCGGCAGACTATCTGGACTACGTCGCCGCCAAGCTCAACAACCGGCCCCGGCAAACCCTGAGCTGGAAGACCCCAGCCGAAACCCTCGACGAACTACTCTCAAACCCGTCAAAACCACCCGCTGTTGCAATCACAGCGTGA
- a CDS encoding helix-turn-helix domain-containing protein produces the protein MRPSRYACVGRQFWGHVGDGTSVVEGAQAVGVSVRTGWRWFADAGGVRPKFPDETGVRKWSRLGEDERNEIQDGIARGESIRQIGRRLGRPASAQVQGVIATAPS, from the coding sequence ATGCGTCCGTCGCGTTATGCCTGTGTTGGTCGTCAGTTCTGGGGTCATGTCGGCGATGGCACGTCGGTGGTGGAGGGCGCGCAGGCAGTCGGTGTGTCGGTGCGCACCGGCTGGCGCTGGTTTGCCGATGCTGGCGGGGTGAGACCCAAATTTCCTGATGAGACCGGTGTGCGGAAGTGGTCGCGGCTGGGCGAAGACGAACGTAACGAAATTCAAGACGGCATTGCCAGAGGGGAAAGCATTCGGCAGATCGGCAGGCGGCTGGGCCGCCCGGCNTCGGCTCAGGTTCAAGGGGTGATTGCAACGGCTCCTAGCTGA
- a CDS encoding NAD(P)/FAD-dependent oxidoreductase has translation MTQRYDLVIAGGGPSGSAAAWQAAQTGAKVVVLDKAEFPRAKPCGDGLTARAVSYLQKMGLAHEVAEFHRVNRVTVFSPSQWELSFPKRPGMPDHGHTVSREHLDTLLLKHAESAGAEVRQSSEVTGPIVENGRVVGVTCKSGEKVYGDAVIAADGAYSPIKRALKIDSEYNGYSAIAIRSEMHANRPDSDSLDIYLKLAFQGDQLPGYGWVFPMGNGLFNIGLGYVNSYKNWQSINATQFLGEFLRTLPQDWELPPIEELKKNKSVRAWRLPMGFTAWPPWRPGVLFTGDSLGAGKPASGAGISKALESGLAAGECAIAALQNGGPDDFTNYAQRMEAAWGKEYRRGRYFHKLLGYPKFANAGIKMIDNAAFRDRMLKALYKKAQGPKHTVKK, from the coding sequence ATGACGCAGCGTTACGACCTGGTCATCGCAGGTGGTGGGCCCTCGGGCTCGGCCGCGGCGTGGCAGGCCGCGCAGACCGGCGCCAAAGTGGTGGTTCTGGACAAGGCCGAGTTCCCGCGGGCCAAGCCGTGTGGTGACGGCCTGACCGCCCGCGCGGTCAGCTATCTGCAGAAGATGGGCCTGGCCCACGAGGTCGCCGAGTTTCACCGCGTCAACCGCGTCACGGTGTTCAGCCCGAGCCAGTGGGAGCTGTCCTTCCCGAAGCGGCCCGGCATGCCGGATCACGGCCACACCGTCAGCCGCGAGCACCTGGACACGCTGTTGCTCAAGCACGCGGAGTCCGCGGGCGCCGAGGTGCGTCAGTCGTCGGAGGTGACCGGGCCGATCGTGGAGAACGGCCGCGTGGTGGGTGTGACGTGCAAGAGCGGCGAGAAGGTCTACGGCGACGCGGTGATCGCGGCCGACGGCGCCTACTCCCCCATCAAGCGGGCGCTGAAGATCGACTCGGAGTACAACGGCTACTCGGCGATCGCGATCCGCTCCGAGATGCACGCCAACCGGCCGGATTCCGACAGCCTCGACATCTACCTGAAGCTGGCGTTCCAGGGCGATCAGTTGCCCGGCTACGGCTGGGTGTTTCCAATGGGCAACGGCCTGTTCAACATTGGGCTGGGTTACGTCAACAGCTACAAGAACTGGCAGTCCATCAACGCCACGCAGTTCCTCGGCGAGTTCCTGCGCACGCTGCCGCAGGACTGGGAGCTGCCGCCGATCGAGGAGCTGAAGAAGAACAAGAGCGTGCGGGCGTGGCGGCTGCCGATGGGCTTCACCGCGTGGCCGCCGTGGCGGCCAGGCGTCCTGTTCACGGGCGACTCGCTTGGCGCGGGTAAGCCCGCATCCGGTGCCGGCATCTCCAAGGCGCTGGAATCCGGTTTGGCCGCAGGCGAATGCGCGATCGCCGCGCTGCAGAACGGCGGCCCCGACGACTTCACCAACTACGCGCAGCGGATGGAAGCCGCCTGGGGCAAGGAGTACCGGCGTGGCCGCTACTTCCACAAGCTGCTGGGCTACCCGAAGTTCGCGAACGCGGGCATCAAGATGATCGACAACGCGGCGTTCCGGGACCGGATGCTCAAGGCGTTGTACAAGAAGGCGCAGGGCCCGAAGCACACCGTCAAGAAGTAG
- a CDS encoding TetR/AcrR family transcriptional regulator: MRRGSRSHSAEPGVKVDARSERWREHRKKVRSEIVDAAFRAIDRLGPELSLREIAEEAGTAKPKIYRHFTDKSDLFQAVGERLRDMLWAAIFPSINLSTDPAREVIRRSVEQYVRLVDEHPNVLRFLIQGRFAEQSESTMRALNEGREITLAMANMFDNELRDMELDATALELAAYSAFGSIASATDWWLGTEQDSPRRMPPDEFVAHLTTIMVGSINGTCELLGIKIDADLPLHEGVRRREHVA; encoded by the coding sequence GTGCGACGAGGGTCCAGGTCACATTCGGCCGAGCCGGGTGTCAAGGTGGACGCCCGCAGCGAGCGCTGGCGCGAACACCGCAAGAAGGTGCGGTCCGAGATCGTCGACGCCGCTTTCAGGGCGATCGACCGGCTCGGACCGGAATTGAGCCTGCGTGAGATCGCCGAAGAGGCGGGCACCGCGAAACCGAAGATCTACCGGCACTTCACCGACAAGTCAGACCTGTTCCAGGCCGTCGGGGAACGCCTGCGCGACATGCTGTGGGCGGCGATCTTCCCGTCGATCAATCTGTCCACCGATCCCGCGCGTGAGGTGATCCGGCGCAGCGTCGAGCAGTACGTCCGGCTGGTCGACGAGCACCCGAACGTGCTGCGGTTCCTGATTCAGGGCCGCTTCGCCGAGCAGAGCGAGTCGACCATGCGTGCGCTCAACGAGGGCCGCGAGATCACGTTGGCGATGGCCAACATGTTCGACAACGAGCTGCGGGACATGGAGCTCGACGCGACCGCGCTGGAGTTGGCCGCGTACTCCGCGTTCGGCTCCATCGCCTCGGCCACCGACTGGTGGCTGGGCACCGAACAGGACAGCCCCCGCCGGATGCCGCCCGACGAGTTCGTCGCGCACCTCACCACGATCATGGTCGGGTCCATCAACGGCACCTGCGAACTGCTCGGCATCAAGATCGACGCCGACCTGCCGCTGCACGAGGGTGTGCGCCGCCGCGAGCACGTCGCCTGA
- a CDS encoding NAD(P)/FAD-dependent oxidoreductase, protein MTVAPERAADTTQQPVHTRALIIGTGFSGLGMAIELQRRGVEFLILEKADEIGGTWRDNTYPGCACDIPSHMYSFSFEPKPDWKHMWSFQPEIFDYLKGVTEKYGLRRYISFHSHVDRAHWDDDELRWHVFTKDGREFVAQFVVSGVGGLHIPLIPEFEGLDEFTGAAFHSAQWDHSVDLTGKRVAVIGTGASAIQIVPEIVKDVGALHLYQRTPAWVMPRPNNPIPQWMRDAFTNVPGTRAAMRAGIYWIHEAVGFAMTKQPRLLKIGELMGKWNIRRSIEDPELRRKLTPNYRAGCKRILNSDTYYVGIANPKTEVITDKIARFTPRGIVTADGVERDVDVVVFATGFHVTDSYTYVDIKGPGGEDLGDRWTREGVSALHGITIADMPNLFFLLGPNTALGHNSVVFMIESQIRYAAHAIAAVDKAGAQALAPTREAADAYNAELQRQLAGTVWSTGGCQSWYLDEHGVNRTLWSGMTWQYWLSTRKFKASEYKFLGVGKRN, encoded by the coding sequence ATGACGGTTGCCCCGGAGCGCGCTGCGGACACCACGCAGCAGCCCGTGCACACCCGCGCGCTGATCATCGGCACCGGCTTCTCGGGCCTCGGCATGGCCATCGAGTTGCAGCGCCGGGGCGTCGAGTTCCTGATCCTGGAGAAGGCCGACGAGATCGGCGGCACCTGGCGCGACAACACCTATCCCGGTTGCGCCTGCGACATCCCGTCGCACATGTACTCGTTCTCGTTCGAGCCGAAGCCGGACTGGAAGCACATGTGGTCCTTCCAGCCGGAGATCTTCGACTACCTCAAGGGGGTGACCGAGAAGTACGGGCTGCGCCGCTACATCTCGTTTCACTCCCACGTCGACCGTGCGCACTGGGACGACGACGAGTTGCGCTGGCACGTGTTCACCAAAGACGGCCGCGAGTTCGTCGCGCAGTTCGTCGTCTCCGGCGTCGGCGGGCTGCACATCCCGCTGATCCCCGAATTCGAGGGACTCGACGAATTCACCGGCGCTGCTTTCCATTCCGCGCAGTGGGACCACAGCGTCGACCTGACCGGTAAGCGGGTCGCGGTGATCGGCACCGGCGCCAGTGCCATCCAGATCGTGCCCGAGATCGTCAAAGACGTCGGCGCGCTGCATCTGTACCAGCGCACCCCGGCGTGGGTGATGCCGCGGCCCAACAACCCGATCCCGCAGTGGATGCGCGATGCGTTCACCAACGTACCCGGCACCAGGGCTGCCATGCGGGCGGGCATCTACTGGATCCACGAGGCCGTCGGCTTCGCGATGACCAAACAGCCCAGGCTGCTCAAAATCGGTGAGCTGATGGGCAAATGGAACATCCGGCGGTCGATCGAGGACCCCGAGTTGCGCCGCAAGCTGACGCCGAACTACCGCGCCGGATGCAAGCGCATCCTCAACTCCGACACCTACTACGTCGGCATCGCCAACCCCAAGACCGAGGTGATCACCGACAAGATCGCCCGGTTCACGCCGCGCGGCATCGTCACCGCCGACGGGGTCGAGCGCGACGTCGACGTCGTCGTCTTCGCCACCGGATTCCACGTCACCGACTCGTATACCTACGTCGACATCAAGGGGCCCGGCGGTGAGGACCTGGGGGACCGGTGGACCCGCGAAGGGGTGTCCGCGCTGCACGGCATCACGATCGCCGACATGCCGAACCTGTTCTTCCTGCTCGGCCCCAACACCGCGCTGGGGCACAACTCGGTGGTGTTCATGATCGAGTCGCAGATCCGCTACGCCGCGCATGCGATCGCCGCCGTCGACAAGGCCGGCGCGCAGGCGCTAGCGCCGACGCGGGAAGCCGCCGACGCCTACAACGCCGAACTGCAACGGCAGTTGGCGGGCACGGTGTGGAGCACCGGCGGTTGCCAGAGTTGGTACCTCGACGAGCACGGGGTGAACCGGACGCTGTGGAGTGGGATGACCTGGCAGTACTGGCTGTCGACCCGCAAGTTCAAGGCCTCGGAGTACAAGTTCCTCGGGGTCGGCAAGAGAAACTGA